A window of the Natronospira proteinivora genome harbors these coding sequences:
- a CDS encoding outer membrane protein assembly factor BamB family protein: MIRFLIAFLFTALLTACGSSGPVHDRADSSRIGQFSQRGFVERPDTDWHFQAESPIRGGMATTSDQLIFGTEGGELIALNRRDGDINWRYQGDGAVRGAPVVHGDTVYFADMGGGIHAVSLGNGERRWRDQSDAAYAAGLQSTHLGLVSADGRGRVSLLDPTDGYRFWTTELDGSINAAAAELNSRVFVGTSRGKVAGLDLMSGEERWEFQVGDAVYGGLAAAGQFGYLGVMDGQTHSLFLSVGVENWKFETEEPVSAPAAFDGDQVYVADRSGRVYALREDLGLRVWQRRVSEEWITAGPSLTRRSVIIADHDGGVTALARSDGAVLWRWQGEGAISASPLPRGEHLYIATRSGNVYALRP, encoded by the coding sequence GTGATTCGTTTCCTAATTGCGTTCCTGTTCACGGCCCTGCTCACGGCCTGCGGCAGCAGTGGTCCGGTTCACGATCGAGCCGACAGCAGCCGCATTGGACAGTTCTCCCAGCGAGGTTTTGTCGAGCGCCCCGATACCGACTGGCATTTTCAGGCCGAATCCCCCATTCGCGGCGGCATGGCGACCACATCAGATCAGCTTATCTTTGGCACCGAAGGCGGCGAACTCATTGCCCTGAATCGCCGGGACGGGGACATCAACTGGCGTTACCAGGGGGATGGGGCCGTACGCGGGGCACCGGTGGTCCACGGCGATACCGTCTATTTCGCCGACATGGGCGGTGGCATTCATGCCGTGTCACTGGGCAACGGTGAGCGTCGCTGGCGCGATCAATCCGACGCCGCCTACGCTGCCGGGCTGCAATCCACTCATCTGGGACTGGTCAGCGCCGATGGCCGTGGACGGGTCAGCCTGCTGGATCCGACCGATGGCTACCGCTTCTGGACCACGGAGCTGGATGGCTCCATCAATGCAGCTGCGGCCGAGCTCAATAGCCGGGTATTTGTCGGCACCAGCCGGGGCAAGGTGGCGGGCCTGGATCTGATGTCCGGCGAGGAACGTTGGGAATTTCAGGTAGGTGATGCGGTGTATGGCGGCCTGGCGGCAGCGGGGCAATTCGGCTATCTGGGAGTCATGGACGGCCAGACCCATTCCCTGTTTCTGAGCGTGGGAGTAGAGAACTGGAAATTCGAAACCGAAGAGCCCGTCTCTGCGCCGGCCGCATTTGACGGTGACCAGGTCTATGTCGCCGATCGCAGCGGGCGGGTCTATGCCCTGCGGGAGGATCTGGGACTGCGTGTCTGGCAGCGCCGGGTCAGTGAGGAATGGATCACCGCCGGGCCCAGCCTGACCCGTCGCTCGGTGATCATTGCCGATCATGACGGCGGTGTCACCGCACTTGCCCGCAGTGATGGCGCTGTACTCTGGCGCTGGCAGGGAGAGGGGGCCATTTCCGCCTCGCCCCTGCCCCGTGGCGAACATCTCTATATCGCCACCCGCTCGGGAAACGTCTATGCCCTGCGACCCTAG
- the queG gene encoding tRNA epoxyqueuosine(34) reductase QueG has translation MNAHSQQSDHPVDYQALAERIRGWGLALGFQAVGITDTDLQGQEHRLQQWLASDRHGTMEWMARHGNKRSRPEDLVPGTLRVISVRLDYRPAEVADSWSVMADGEKAFVSRYALGRDYHKLMRKRLQKLAEKIQSEVGEFGYRALVDSAPVMEKPLAAKAGLGWQGKHTNLLHQQAGSWFFLGELYTDLPLPVDEAGQDHCGSCRRCIDACPTGAITGPYRLDARKCISYLTIEHDGPIPERYRRAMGNRIYGCDDCQLVCPWNKFAQNSEEVDFSPRHELDTPELVALFDWSEQDFLDRLAGSPIRRIGHERWLRNIAVALGNAPSRPNVIQALNRRRDHPSALVREHVRWALAQHDHRQEGGSTR, from the coding sequence ATGAATGCGCACAGCCAACAAAGTGACCATCCGGTGGATTATCAGGCCCTGGCCGAACGCATTCGGGGCTGGGGGCTCGCCCTGGGCTTTCAGGCAGTGGGCATCACGGACACCGACTTGCAGGGACAGGAACACCGCCTGCAGCAGTGGCTGGCTTCCGATCGCCACGGCACCATGGAATGGATGGCCCGACACGGGAACAAACGCAGCCGGCCGGAGGACTTGGTGCCCGGAACCCTGCGAGTGATCTCGGTACGACTGGACTACCGCCCGGCCGAGGTGGCCGACAGCTGGTCGGTCATGGCCGACGGCGAGAAGGCCTTTGTCTCCCGCTATGCCCTGGGCCGGGATTATCACAAGTTGATGCGCAAACGCCTGCAGAAGCTGGCTGAAAAAATCCAGTCGGAAGTGGGGGAATTCGGCTACCGGGCACTGGTGGACAGCGCCCCGGTCATGGAAAAACCCCTGGCGGCCAAGGCCGGCCTGGGATGGCAGGGCAAACACACCAATCTGCTCCACCAGCAGGCCGGGTCCTGGTTCTTTCTGGGGGAGCTTTACACGGATCTGCCCCTGCCGGTGGACGAGGCCGGCCAGGATCACTGCGGCAGCTGTCGTCGCTGCATCGATGCCTGCCCTACCGGGGCCATTACCGGCCCCTACCGCCTGGATGCCCGAAAGTGCATCTCCTACCTCACCATCGAGCATGACGGCCCCATCCCGGAACGCTATCGCCGGGCCATGGGCAACCGCATCTATGGCTGTGATGATTGCCAACTGGTCTGCCCCTGGAATAAATTTGCCCAAAACAGCGAGGAGGTGGACTTCTCGCCCCGACATGAGCTGGACACGCCCGAACTGGTGGCCCTGTTCGACTGGAGCGAACAGGACTTTCTGGATCGTCTGGCCGGCAGCCCCATACGGCGAATCGGCCATGAACGCTGGCTTCGCAATATCGCGGTCGCACTGGGCAATGCACCCAGCCGACCCAATGTCATCCAAGCCCTGAACCGTCGCCGGGATCACCCTTCCGCCCTGGTTCGGGAACATGTGCGCTGGGCACTCGCCCAGCATGACCATCGACAAGAAGGGGGAAGCACCCGGTGA
- a CDS encoding NAD(P)H-hydrate dehydratase, which produces MTQVPEQALYTAAQVRELDRLAIEEAGIGGYPLMCRAGEAAFQRLRFFWPGGSGRLLVLTGPGNNGGDGYVIARLALEAGLMVSLIPAGDPEKLKGDAARARSDWLAAGGEEFRFEGRLPEDTGLIVDALLGTGLTRAPEGLIAELIELANSHPAPVFAVDCPTGLDADGGQILGTAMQAAHTSTFVGRKQGLYTGQARAVTGRIHFERLAVPDSVYQGTTPSAFLIERREVAEMLPPRQSTAHKGQHGHVVVMGGDHGMGGAALLAAESALRGGAGRVSLLTRPGHVSAALSRAPSLLVRGIRRPGQARPLLADADVIVLGPGLGQSRWGRGLWRLALESGRALVLDADALNLSAGQTDPLPPGSVITPHPGEAARLMGCSIPELERNRFDSATALAGRWRATVILKGAGSLVAAPDWPLRVCDAGNAGMAVAGMGDVLAGLVGALRAQGLEAREAATAAVWLHAAAGDLAARELGPRGLQPMDLFAPIMRLANPPEARR; this is translated from the coding sequence ATGACTCAAGTACCCGAACAGGCCCTTTATACCGCCGCCCAGGTTCGCGAACTGGACCGTCTGGCCATAGAGGAAGCCGGCATCGGTGGCTATCCCCTGATGTGTCGTGCTGGAGAGGCCGCTTTCCAGCGCCTGCGCTTCTTCTGGCCCGGCGGCAGTGGTCGACTGTTGGTGTTGACTGGGCCCGGCAACAATGGGGGCGATGGTTATGTGATTGCCCGCCTGGCCCTGGAAGCCGGATTGATGGTCAGTCTGATACCGGCCGGCGATCCGGAAAAACTGAAGGGGGATGCCGCCCGGGCTCGCTCCGATTGGCTGGCCGCCGGTGGTGAGGAATTTCGCTTCGAGGGGCGTTTGCCCGAAGACACCGGCTTGATCGTGGACGCCCTGCTGGGCACTGGGCTGACCCGCGCGCCGGAAGGCCTGATTGCCGAGTTGATTGAGCTCGCCAACAGTCATCCGGCCCCGGTATTCGCCGTGGATTGCCCCACGGGGCTGGATGCCGATGGTGGCCAGATTCTGGGAACGGCCATGCAGGCGGCCCACACCTCCACCTTTGTGGGCCGCAAACAGGGTTTGTATACCGGTCAGGCACGGGCTGTCACCGGTCGCATCCATTTCGAACGCCTCGCGGTGCCCGATTCGGTCTATCAGGGCACCACGCCGTCGGCCTTTCTGATTGAGCGCCGCGAAGTGGCGGAGATGTTGCCGCCCCGACAGTCCACCGCTCACAAGGGGCAGCACGGGCATGTGGTGGTGATGGGGGGAGATCACGGCATGGGCGGGGCGGCCTTGCTGGCGGCGGAGTCGGCCTTGCGTGGCGGCGCCGGCCGGGTCAGCCTGCTCACCCGGCCGGGGCATGTGTCGGCCGCCTTGAGTCGTGCGCCGTCTCTGCTGGTGCGAGGTATTCGCCGCCCCGGCCAGGCGCGTCCGCTGCTGGCCGACGCCGATGTCATTGTGCTCGGACCCGGCCTTGGCCAATCCCGCTGGGGACGCGGGCTTTGGCGGCTGGCCCTGGAGAGTGGCCGGGCCCTGGTGCTGGATGCCGATGCCCTCAATTTGAGTGCCGGCCAGACAGATCCGCTGCCGCCTGGTTCAGTGATCACTCCGCACCCCGGCGAAGCCGCCCGTCTGATGGGTTGCAGCATCCCCGAGCTTGAGCGCAATCGCTTTGATAGCGCCACGGCGCTGGCGGGGCGCTGGCGGGCGACGGTGATTCTCAAGGGCGCCGGCAGCCTGGTGGCGGCTCCTGACTGGCCGCTTCGTGTTTGTGATGCCGGCAATGCCGGCATGGCGGTGGCCGGCATGGGGGATGTCCTGGCCGGCTTGGTGGGTGCCCTGCGTGCCCAGGGACTGGAGGCGCGAGAAGCCGCCACGGCCGCGGTCTGGCTGCATGCGGCCGCCGGCGATCTGGCGGCCCGTGAACTGGGCCCCCGTGGGCTTCAGCCCATGGACTTGTTCGCACCCATCATGCGATTGGCCAATCCCCCCGAGGCCCGGCGATGA
- the tsaE gene encoding tRNA (adenosine(37)-N6)-threonylcarbamoyltransferase complex ATPase subunit type 1 TsaE — protein MNWNLPDESASQYFGAALARAMMDSDPRAGAVIWLQGDLGAGKTFLVRALLRALGETGPVRSPTYTLMEPYELAGRCIWHMDLYRLADPEELEFLGIRELDESDQFLLVEWPERGRDYLPAPDLKLQMQHRDAGRAVAATASSPRGQQLLDRLRVEQEASGTGAPG, from the coding sequence ATGAACTGGAACCTGCCGGATGAATCCGCCAGCCAGTATTTCGGCGCTGCCCTGGCCCGGGCAATGATGGATAGTGATCCCCGCGCCGGCGCGGTGATATGGCTGCAGGGCGATCTGGGGGCCGGGAAGACCTTTCTGGTTCGTGCATTATTGCGAGCTTTGGGCGAAACCGGGCCGGTACGCAGTCCCACCTATACCCTGATGGAACCCTATGAGTTGGCCGGCCGGTGCATCTGGCATATGGATCTGTATCGCCTGGCCGATCCCGAAGAGCTGGAGTTTCTCGGGATTCGCGAACTGGATGAATCGGATCAGTTTCTGCTGGTGGAATGGCCCGAGCGGGGCCGGGATTACTTGCCGGCCCCGGATCTCAAGCTCCAGATGCAGCACCGCGATGCGGGGCGGGCCGTGGCGGCGACGGCCTCCAGTCCACGGGGTCAGCAGTTACTGGACCGTTTGCGGGTCGAGCAAGAGGCGAGTGGAACAGGCGCCCCAGGCTGA
- a CDS encoding N-acetylmuramoyl-L-alanine amidase — translation MRSALTFLLLILVLFAPNPVQATDVEGVRLWDSPERTRVVFDLSGPVEHRLFSLSEPDRIVIDLSDARLADGFRPDGDGVVESIRSGTREENDLRVVLDLAEEARPRSFVVEPNEQYGHRLVVDLDRVQGQERAREAVRQLPSGEDRPVVIAIDPGHGGEDPGAIGPQGTREKDVVMQIARRLERLLEEEPGMEPFMIRTGDYFVSLRDRVQRARDAEADLFVSIHADAFKDPRARGASVYTLSEQGASHEAAQWLADRENSADLIGGVKLSDKDDTVASVLMDLSQSASISASLELGDRMVQQMSGNLRMHKREVMQAGFAVLKAPDIPSILVESAFISNPQEEQLLNQQEYQENVARYMLKGVRDYFWENPVPGTRIAQMVRDGDSAEREHRISRGETLSAIARKYDVSVQKIRQANSLNGDQIRVGQVLRIPTSS, via the coding sequence ATGCGTTCCGCTCTGACATTCCTTCTCTTGATCCTGGTCCTGTTTGCACCCAACCCGGTGCAGGCAACGGATGTGGAAGGGGTTCGTCTGTGGGATTCGCCGGAACGCACCCGGGTGGTTTTCGATCTCAGCGGCCCGGTGGAGCATCGCCTGTTCAGCCTTTCCGAGCCGGATCGAATTGTTATTGATTTGAGCGATGCCCGCCTGGCCGATGGTTTCCGGCCGGATGGGGATGGGGTGGTGGAAAGTATCCGCAGCGGTACTCGCGAGGAGAATGATCTTCGCGTGGTGCTGGATCTGGCCGAGGAGGCCCGGCCACGCAGTTTCGTGGTGGAGCCCAATGAACAGTATGGGCACCGCCTGGTGGTGGATCTGGATCGGGTTCAGGGGCAGGAACGGGCCCGGGAGGCGGTTCGCCAGTTGCCAAGCGGAGAGGATCGGCCGGTGGTGATCGCCATTGATCCCGGCCATGGCGGCGAAGACCCGGGCGCCATCGGTCCCCAGGGGACCCGGGAGAAGGACGTGGTGATGCAGATCGCCCGCCGCCTGGAGCGCTTGCTGGAGGAAGAGCCGGGCATGGAACCCTTTATGATCCGTACCGGGGATTATTTTGTCTCTCTCCGTGATCGGGTTCAGCGAGCGCGGGATGCCGAGGCGGATCTGTTTGTCTCCATTCATGCCGATGCTTTCAAGGACCCCCGGGCCCGCGGTGCGTCGGTGTACACCCTCTCGGAACAGGGCGCCAGTCACGAAGCTGCCCAATGGTTGGCGGACCGGGAGAACTCGGCGGACTTGATTGGCGGGGTGAAACTTTCGGACAAGGATGACACCGTGGCCTCGGTGCTCATGGATCTCTCCCAGTCGGCTTCCATCAGTGCGAGTCTGGAACTGGGGGACAGAATGGTGCAGCAGATGAGCGGCAATCTGAGAATGCACAAGCGCGAGGTGATGCAGGCTGGCTTTGCCGTGCTCAAGGCGCCGGATATTCCCTCCATCCTGGTGGAGAGCGCTTTCATTTCCAATCCCCAGGAGGAGCAGCTGCTGAATCAACAGGAATACCAGGAGAATGTGGCCCGCTACATGCTGAAAGGGGTTCGGGATTATTTCTGGGAGAACCCAGTGCCGGGTACCCGAATAGCCCAGATGGTTCGTGATGGCGACAGCGCCGAGCGGGAGCATCGCAT